A segment of the Coffea arabica cultivar ET-39 chromosome 8c, Coffea Arabica ET-39 HiFi, whole genome shotgun sequence genome:
GAGCTGTTTTAACAATTCAAAATCCTCATTCACACAAGTTTAACTAGTCCAACAATCTGCTTAGTTTGAAGGGATGCCAATCCTTCCTACTACTACATGTTTATGCATTCAATCAAGCAACCATTTCAGTTCTACAACTTGAAGTTCAAACCTTTTTTTGTGCAAAAGATAAGACAgatgaataaatattttaaacaTTGTTGCAAAGAAGAAACTAATAGATGAACGCATATGTTCAGTATGATTGTAAAGACATGCAGTTCAAAAGATGCAAAGAAGAATCATTTCTCAATTGCTTACAACGATAGAGGTAATCAAAGAATTGCAAAGCGCATAAATACCAGTCAGCAGTCATCCCGTCTTGACTTGTGACAGCTCTCAATGCAACAACATGAGAATGTGTTCTTTGATCTCCTTGAACTCCAACTGACCTTATGGgcaagaaaacagcaaaagctTGCCATATTTTATCATAGATCCCAGCATCTTTGATTGACTGAACGAAAATCTCATCAACCTACAAGACGTATTTGTTAGCAACAAGCATAGAATGTAACACCAAGACAGCTGACCTGTCCTGAATGAACAAATGGCCCAGAACCTGGCGAAGAATATCCAGTGCATTTCCTTGACTGATGTCACCCAGAACCCTCACTGCAAGACCAGGCCCAGGGAAGGGGTGTCGCTTTAAAAAGGCCTCTGGGACATTTAAAATACTTCCCAATGCACGAACCTGCAAATGAATTCAAGCATTAGCAAGTTAAAATATCAGTTTATCATTTATTGCAGCAGAAGAAACATCATCAAAATGTTTTCGGGATGGAGATATACAACTAAGAACCTCATCCTTGAATAAAAGTTTAAGTGGTTCAATGAGCTTTAGCTTCATGTTCTTTGGCAGCCCTCCAACATTATGATGACTCTTGATTGTGTGAGAATGGGTGCTTTGAGTTCCAGGTGGCGGACAAGATTCAATCACATCAGGATACAATGTTCCTTGGACCAAGTAAGCAGGTTTCTTTCCGAATTTCTGCTCCAGATCATGAGCAAATGCATCAAAAATGTTGATAAACTCCTTTCCAATTatttttctcttcatttcaGGATCAACCACCCCTTTAAGCTGGCTAAGGAACTGCTCTGCGGCATCAACACAAGTAACAGGTAAATGAAGATCCCTTTCAAAAGTTTCCATCACCCGTTCTCTCTCCTTATACCTAGAACAAACAAAAGAGTGAATCAGAATCCAAAGACATGAATAAATCCCTAACAGTGTCAAATGTTACATTGCAAAGTCATTTCTCGTACATTACTATTCATGATGTTTGAGAAGATACCTTTAGTAGTACCCGTTACATGAAAATTGATATTTTTGTGCAGTCTTTCTTATGATTTTCTGATAGTAGGCCAAATCCTTCAAATCAACACCAGAAAAGCATTGAGAAATTTTCAACTTCTATATCAAAATTCCATAGAACCATTAGCCTTTATAAAATCAGCAGATCCTAACCTTTCCTTAAGCTAAAAGCTGTTTTGACTTCTTTTAGGCTGCTAAGAGATGCACTTGGTGCCTGCTTTGATTATTCTCTTTGAAACAAAAAGATATTCCAAGGGTGTTTTGTGTAATAGCTTTTTCTTTCCAAGCTTCTAAGACAATAATACTACTTTAATCTTCCACAAGTTTTTACAGGAGTCACTTCTTAATTATCTCTAATATAAGCTGAAGCTCACTCGGATAATCTCCATAACATGAATaagagaaattaaaataaaaaaggaaaaagaaaacagaaaacagaaaaaagtaAAAGAGGGTAAAtagtgaaaagaaaggaaaagaaggaaaaggcaACACAATCCCTCAACACCCATTTTTACTCTCCCAATAAACTTTGTGATTCATATGATATCCCAATCAAGAACATGAACAAGAAAAGGCGgtgaaaaaaacaaagaaaggttGATAAGGTAGCTTGGGTATCTCCTAGTGACATATAAAGCATAACAACACCATGACCATACTAACCATCTTCTAAATGCATTAAGGATTGCTCCAAAATTTAACATTAGAGAGTCTGCTATAATAATGAAGCACTTATGCTAATGAACCATAATAGTCGAAAGCATTTGCATACGAACCTCAATAAACCATTATCAACAAAGACACAGTGGAGCCTGTCTCCAATTGCTTTATGAACAAGAGTAGCAGCAACAGTAGAATCGACACCCCCAGATAATGCACAAATGACATGATCTTCAAGTCTGACCTTTTCCTGAATGGCTtttatttcttgctcaaggaCATCTTTCATCTTCCACTCAGCACTAACACCACAAACATCAAAAAGGAAGTGTTGTAATGTTTCCATCCCTTCATGCGTATGAGTGACCTGCCCCATATTGAAAAACTTGTAAAATATCTAGTAACAAACTTTTTGCTTATGGCCATACCGGTCACATGACTCTTTCACTTAGATAAAGTATATGTAAATCATGACCTAAAGAAACACAATCAAAATAATCcttttctatttcatttttcataCAGACGGTAGGGTTGTACAGTGCTAGCCACCCACTTTGTCTGATTGGTGTCTCTCTAAACGAGTAATCTGGGAACTATTTAGTCATTCTATAACACTGGGGCATATCAAGAACATGGTTCCAACATGACATATTTACCTGTATATATCAATCACCCGGTTTTTTATTTGCAAGGCAGCatgcaaaatgaaaaatgcaattcatttatttttttagtccCCACAGTGATCAATGACAAGATGCCACATGCTCAGTTACGGACTTACACCTAAGAAGACATGATGCTTTAAGAAAATTGTGTCCAGTTAAAAATCCTTCGAACATGTCATAGCATTTGTCTCAAATGTCCTACACAATAGATGTTGGATACTAGTACTTATAGATGGCATGAGGGAATAAAAGCTGGTTGATTTTGCAAACAGAGCTGCAAGATGGGAAATTTCAAAGTATATAAATGAAATGTACTATATTTGGAgctttgatttctcactttgcTATGGGTACGGAGTTAATTAGTATTGTTGCTGATacgtataaactttaaagaaaCAAGAGCAGCCTAAAAAAGTCAGCTACTCTATAGCTATAACACCATCATCAACATGACCCAATAACCCATATATCAAACTTAAATAAAACATTGACTTTATATGTACCTTTTACTCCAATTTCGtgctggaaaaaaaaatcaagaatttttgAATTGTTCCAGTCCGATAGGCAGTGAAGACATGTCTAAAATTGGTTATTTTCCAAAGTGAGACCCATGTAACAAACGTTCCATCGCAATGATCATTGTAACATTGGACAAATACAAAATGCAATGATCATTAATCTTGGTAATTGCACATTCTTTTAGCGCTGCATGATTAAAAAGTGTACAAACAATTACACAGTTCAACGTTATCAACCAAATTTTACCTCATATACCAATTAATTCAAGCTAAATACACAAATTTTACCTCAGGATGGTATTGAAACCCATAAAACCTCCTCTTGTTGTCCTCCACCGCAGCGACCGCCCCCTGTTGACTCCTGGCCGCAACCTCAAACCCCTGAGGCAATTTCACAGCCTCATCTCCATGACTCATCCAAACAACCTGTTTATCCCCAACCTTTCTATTCCCAAACAACCCACAAGCCTTCTGCACCTCAATCTCCATCCTTCCATACTCCTGCTTCTCTCCAATACTCACTTGCCCGCCAAGCCTCTGCACGAGCAGCTGCAGCCCATAACAAATACCCAAAACAGGAATCTTCTCCGACTCAACATACTCGATGAACCCAGATGGAAAACACGGTGCTTGGGGCGCGTGGACGCTGTGGGGACCACCGGAGAGGATAATCACTTTCGGGTTTTCTTTACGGATGGATTCGAGTGAGGCTGTGCCGTTTAAGCAGAGGGAGTAGACTGAGAGCTGGCGGATTCTTCGGGTGATGAGGTGCGTATATTGGGAGCCATAGTCTAGGATTAGGACTAGGTCGGATTTGACGTCCTGAGAATCCATTTGGGAGAAGGATTGTCGGTTTGGCCGGAGAAGAAGGAGGAGGGTTTTAGGAGGGTTTTAGGTGGGTGAAACGAGAACGGGATGTGCGTGTGCGAGTTTCTTCCGTTTcgggaaacaaaaaagagactAGGGTTATTGGGTCATGGTTGGCGGGAAGTGGAGCCAAATAGTACTCCCATCTGACTTTAGTTTAATTTATTGAAACAGTTTCGCATGGCCTTGTCAAACCGAATGGAATAGGCATTTCTATCAGTTTGCCAGCTGGGAAAAAGTTGGGTTCCATTTTATCCGAATTCCATTTAAAAAAAGTTGGATCAACTGTTTTTTAGGGTGTTTGATAGGGTGCGttttaataaattatttcaCTGCTATTTCATAGTTGTTGGAACAAAATATCGCTCTGTTAGATGGATTCTACTCAGGTTTGTTGGTCTATGTTAATTGCAAGAAGTAATGCTGAAAAGTgctgaaaaatcaaatttcagAGGACTTTTTGACaattaggcgtgcccacgcctaacCCCAACCCAAAAAGCTAGATTCTCGTGATTCGTCGCAAGTGGGGAACTTCAAAAAGGGAGTAAAGTGACTGGTTACAAAATTGGAGATCGGTGAGACCACTCCAGAGCTGAAGGAAGTAATTTGTAATAGAACTTCTATTATTTAGGGAGTTTGGTACTCGAATACCAATTAGAGAAGAGAATAACTAGGAAGGATACGTTTCCTTCTCTGGTGGGGCCTACTAGGGTGGGCAAAAAATTCGAGCCGATCCGAAACCCGACTAATTTGATCCGATTCAATTCGAAAAAATAAGATATCCAATCCTATTTTTCTTAGCAGAGCAGATACGAGCCGGCTACCCGCAAAAATAGATACGGATACggatcaacaaaataaaaactcgCAAGTACCCGACTCGCAGGGTAtgttatataaatattaaaaaataagagttcattatataattttataatttttaatcctAAGTGTAAGTAAAGTGGTTCACAATCTCATATGATCCGCCTCTCCTCGTCTTGTCTAAAAAAAGTGAATATTCTTGGTGAAACCTGAAtcaaatgaataaaacaaagaaaaatttgtaAAACTCTATTATAAAAATTGTTCATCCCTTTCATTCTTGTTCATTTTTATTCTACTTCCATCGATCTTTCCTGCAAATTTTtcatcaattcaatcaaaaatttGTGTTTGGAGCTCCAATTTTCTGTTAACTAGATAATTAAAACATTTGTatcattcatttatttatttattttattgcaat
Coding sequences within it:
- the LOC140013612 gene encoding uncharacterized protein, translating into MDSQDVKSDLVLILDYGSQYTHLITRRIRQLSVYSLCLNGTASLESIRKENPKVIILSGGPHSVHAPQAPCFPSGFIEYVESEKIPVLGICYGLQLLVQRLGGQVSIGEKQEYGRMEIEVQKACGLFGNRKVGDKQVVWMSHGDEAVKLPQGFEVAARSQQGAVAAVEDNKRRFYGFQYHPEVTHTHEGMETLQHFLFDVCGVSAEWKMKDVLEQEIKAIQEKVRLEDHVICALSGGVDSTVAATLVHKAIGDRLHCVFVDNGLLRYKERERVMETFERDLHLPVTCVDAAEQFLSQLKGVVDPEMKRKIIGKEFINIFDAFAHDLEQKFGKKPAYLVQGTLYPDVIESCPPPGTQSTHSHTIKSHHNVGGLPKNMKLKLIEPLKLLFKDEVRALGSILNVPEAFLKRHPFPGPGLAVRVLGDISQGNALDILRQVDEIFVQSIKDAGIYDKIWQAFAVFLPIRSVGVQGDQRTHSHVVALRAVTSQDGMTADWYNFEHNFLDDVARKICNSVRGVNRVVQDITSKPPSTIEWE